Proteins from one Belonocnema kinseyi isolate 2016_QV_RU_SX_M_011 chromosome 8, B_treatae_v1, whole genome shotgun sequence genomic window:
- the LOC117177833 gene encoding uncharacterized protein LOC117177833, whose amino-acid sequence MGNRLLQYELGLSQRNILSIKHRPHSIRMENSTTLDEESKFWLEEKLIPNLKLVLNQKECLVKYEILPTPAPLIMSSLFFLEIKFCANEKEKLYSLVVKRPARSEFLRELTQSDIIFHNEILFYNKCAKNSEDYPRCFFTLEEPPINSVIILENISKRGYHVCPQKGNLDVKYVVAAMQEIGKFHAKAYVQKEKCQSKFFEMLNNIKESRYTLEYRENNHFPFMINSLAKRVIQKLRSENYDKVFCDKAEVFFNNAFENVMMTAVNSKLPLATLCHGDFTRNNVFFRESDSGLKAMLFDFALITYGSPAIDLSTFLCLSAKREDRKNRFSEIFGAYHNSLMDYLKEAGLENLEKFSKERFFEDYKRHALFGYFIASFFLPVLLELEMPNLEIMTSEEEILATMSKIGGDKFTELVTEMLLDMREMGCLDHILN is encoded by the coding sequence ATGGGCAACAGACTGCTTCAGTACGAACTGGGCCTTTCTCAACGGAACATCCTCTCAATAAAGCACAGACCTCATTCAATCAGAATGGAAAACTCAACTACATTAGACGAAGAATCTAAATTCTGGCTCGAGGAAAAGTTGATTCCAAATTTGAAATtggttttgaatcaaaaagaatgTCTTGTAAAATACGAAATATTGCCGACTCCAGCTCCTCTTATAATGTCCAGTCTGttttttctcgaaataaaattttgtgccAACGAAAAGGAGAAGTTATATAGTCTAGTTGTCAAGAGACCTGCTAGATCAGAGTTCTTAAGAGAACTCACACAATCCGATATTATCTTCCACAACGAAATCCTCTTTTATAATAAATGTGCCAAAAACAGTGAGGATTACCCGCGATGTTTTTTCACGCTTGAAGAACCACCCATTAATTCTGTCATCATCCTCGAGAACATCAGTAAACGAGGATATCATGTCTGTCCACAAAAGGGGAACCTTGATGTGAAATATGTCGTCGCAGCTATGCAGGAGATTGGGAAATTCCATGCGAAGGCCTACGTTCAAAAAGAGAAATGTCAAAGCAAATTTTTCGAGATGCTAAACAACATCAAGGAATCAAGATATACTCTTGAATATAGAGAGAATAATCATTTTCCATTTATGATTAACTCTTTAGCCAAGAGAGTAATACAAAAACTTCGCTCAGAAAATTACGATAAAGTGTTTTGTGATAAAGCCGAGGTATTTTTCAATAATGCTTTTGAGAATGTTATGATGACAGCGGTCAACTCTAAACTACCTTTGGCAACCTTGTGTCATGGAGATTTTACGAGAAACAACGTTTTCTTCAGGGAAAGTGATTCAGGTTTGAAAGCTATGCTTTTTGACTTTGCACTGATAACTTATGGATCACCAGCAATTGACCTTTCAACTTTTCTGTGTTTGAGTGCTAAGAGAGAGGATAGGAAAAACAGGTTCAGTGAGATTTTTGGGGCTTATCATAATTCTTTGATGGATTATTTGAAAGAGGCTGGTTTAGAAAATCTTGAGAAGTTTTCAAAGGAGCGATTTTTTGAGGATTATAAAAGACATGCACTTTTCGGTTATTTCATCGCATCATTTTTTTTGCCAGTTTTGCTTGAATTGGAAATGCCTAATCTTGAGATAATGACTTCTGAAGAAGAGATTCTAGCAACTATGTCAAAAATTGGAGGAGATAAATTTACCGAATTAGTTACGGAAATGTTACTGGATATGCGAGAAATGGGGTGCTTGGATCATATTCTAAATTGA